A region of the Candidatus Thermoplasmatota archaeon genome:
GTCGCCCGCTTCGCCGGCTCCGCGCCGCCTCCGGGCGTCACGGAGTTCAGATTCCTCGTGGCCGAGGCGGCCACGGGCGTCGTCGTCGCGGAGGTCGACCTCGCCGCAGGCGCCGTTGAGAGCGCGCCCTTTGCCGTTCTGCCGGACTTCCCCGGCCAGGGTCCCCGGTACGTGGGCACGCTTGTCGTCACCGTGGGACCCGGGGCGCCAGAATCGTTCCACGTTCGCTGGGGCCTGGAGGAAATCGCAGGCCCGTAGGCTCAAACGATCCATCCAAAGCCGTCTTGATCCCGCGCCGACGATGCAAGATCGGCGATCGTGATGAGCGGCGGAATCGTGCAGGACCTGTTTGCAAGCGAGCGCGCGCGGATGCTCTGGGGCGTCTTCTTCATGATCATGGGCACCGGGTGGATCGTCGAGAACTACACCGGGTATCGCCTGAGCATCGGAAGCCTCTGGCCGCTTGCGCTTGTCATCTTCGGCGCGCTCGTGTTCCTCTCGCGCGACCGCATGCGGGCGCTTTCCCGCGAGGCCGACGCGACGCCCGCCACGAACGAGGCTCCGCGGTAGGGCATAGATCGGCCGTCACTTTCCGTGGGTCCCGAGCAGGAACTCCGCCAGATCGAACTTCGTGAGGATTCCCGCGAGCTTGCCCCCGCGCCGCACGAGCACGGCCGCGTGCGTCTTCAGAAGCTCGGTCGCCGCGGGCAAGCCCGCGTCGGCGTCGATCTCCGGGAACGGCGGGTCCATGTGCTTTGCGACCGGGTAGTCGAGCACCATGCGGTTCTCGAGGATCTTGTTCAGCAGGCGGTGATCGACGAGGCTTCCGACGTTGCGGCCGCGGTCGTCGAGAACCGGGATCTGCGAGACCCCCTTGTGGTTCATCGTCTCGATGGCCGAGGCGACCGTGTCCTCGGGTCGAATGGACAAAAGCTCGCGCGGCGCGTCGCCGGCCTTGGCCCGAAGGAGCGCCTCGAGCGAGACGTCGTCCTCGAGCAGCCGGTTCTCGCGCATCCAGTTGTCGTCGTAGATCTTCGAGAGGTAGCGCTCGCCCGTGTCCGGGAACAGGACGACGATCGTCGTCTCCGGCCCCTTCGGATTCGCGCGCAGCCACTTCAGCAGGCCCGCGACGGCCGAGCCCGTGCTTCCGCCGGCGAGGATGCCCTCCTCGCGGGCGATGCGGCGCGCCATCTGGAGGCTCTCGCGGTCGTTCACCGTGACGATCTCGTCGATGTGCTCGGGCCACAGCGACTTCGGAACGATGTCCTCGCCGATGCCCTCGACCTTGTACGTCTTGAGCGTGGTGCCGACCTTGCCCGTGCGCTTGTACTCGGCGAGGATCGAGCCCTCCGGGTCGACGCCGACGACCCTGACGCGCGGGTTCTTCTCCTTGAGGAACTTCGCGGCGCCGGAGATGGTGCCGCCGGTGCCCACGCCGGCCACGAGAACGTCGATCCTCCCCTCGGTCTGCTGCCAGATCTCGGGGCCGGTGGTCCGGTAGTGGGCAAGCGGGTTGGCCTGGTTCTCGTACTGATTGGGATAGAAGCAGTTGGGCGTCTCGCGCTGGATGCGCCGGGCGACGCTGTAGTAGCTCATGGGGTGCTCGGGCGGGACGGCCGTCGGCGTCACGACGACTTCGGCGCCGTAGGCCCGAAGCAGGCGGATCTTCTCCGCGCTCATCTTGTCGGGCATCGTGAAGATGGCCTTGTAGCCCCGGATCGCGGCGGCGATGGCAAGTCCCACGCCGGTGTTGCCGCTTGTGCCCTCCACGATCGTG
Encoded here:
- a CDS encoding cystathionine beta-synthase, which codes for MRYAQSVLDLIGDTPLVKLNRVVPQDGPLVLAKLEMRNPGGSVKDRIGIAMLEAAEKEGTLRPGGTIVEGTSGNTGVGLAIAAAIRGYKAIFTMPDKMSAEKIRLLRAYGAEVVVTPTAVPPEHPMSYYSVARRIQRETPNCFYPNQYENQANPLAHYRTTGPEIWQQTEGRIDVLVAGVGTGGTISGAAKFLKEKNPRVRVVGVDPEGSILAEYKRTGKVGTTLKTYKVEGIGEDIVPKSLWPEHIDEIVTVNDRESLQMARRIAREEGILAGGSTGSAVAGLLKWLRANPKGPETTIVVLFPDTGERYLSKIYDDNWMRENRLLEDDVSLEALLRAKAGDAPRELLSIRPEDTVASAIETMNHKGVSQIPVLDDRGRNVGSLVDHRLLNKILENRMVLDYPVAKHMDPPFPEIDADAGLPAATELLKTHAAVLVRRGGKLAGILTKFDLAEFLLGTHGK